The Branchiostoma lanceolatum isolate klBraLanc5 chromosome 1, klBraLanc5.hap2, whole genome shotgun sequence genomic sequence TACTCTTTCTTAGACAACACAACtgaatttccttggttctcttATTTGGAAAACACGACTGGGAGGAACACTTAAATCTGATCTGATATTGATGAACAAccatctttattgcatattcattcgCTGAAGCTTTGTCTTAAAGTGTATAGACTTTCTGAGAACGTTTTTCGTCTGAATAACTATGTTTTCGTGATGATTTTCCAGTTAAGCAGTATTTTCCTATATCCCAGAACCAACCAATGAAATAACAATGGCATCTTATTTCTGCCCATGCAGGCGGGAATGCTGGACTCGCGGCCGCGTACTCGGCCAGGAAGCTGGGCGTCCCGGCAACCATCATCGTCCCGGAGAGCACGCCGACCTTCACGGTGGAGCGGCTGCGCGGGGAGGGCGCCACCGTAGAGGTCGTGGGGAAGGTCAAAATACTTTTTACAATATGGCTGCCTTAAATCCTCGCAGTAAAAAAGTGGGTTTGACACGGATTTTGCTAACAAAATCACTTTTGAATACAAGCTGACTGGACAGTCCTGTTATCACCTTGCTTTGATGTCTGTTTTAATCAGTAGGATGAcctgtaacctttgacccctaTAAACATAAACATCTTTCTTCGGCTTGTCATGTTCAGTAAAGACAGATTGCCTCAGTAAGACATTCTCAGTGCTGTAAGACAGAGTAAGACATACTTTAGAAGTGTAAGTGCTTCTGTGAATtttagtttcatcaggttgtttaagtcactgaataagaagactctttgtacaaccttgttttattcacaccgaTGTTTTTGTGACCGTCTGTCAATTCAGAGGAAGCTGAAAGATGGCCACTGAAACGTCGgttgtacaaagagtctttttattcatactCTGAGTGCTGTTAAGACGATTTGTAACTCCTTGCCTCACAGTAAGACATACTCGAGCTAActccttgcccccccccccctcaggtaTGGGACGACTCCAACCAGCACACCCTGAAGCTGGCCCAGCAGCCTGGCTTCGTGTACATCCCTCCGTTCGACCACCCTGTCATCTGGTAATGACGGGGGCTATCTTTGTGTTTAGTAGAATTGTGATGATAGTATGGTGACCAAGAAACTTTTGTTGTTACTGAGCTTTGAGGAAAGCCATGGAGGGGGTAGGGGGGGTTactctggggaggggggttactCTGTGTGGGGGAGTAGTGCATGTACTGCAGGCAACGTGACAGCACAGACAGTGGGGGCtgctgtgggggaggggggctgctgtgggggaggggggctgctgtgCAGGGGAGTTGGGCTgtgcgggggaggggggctgctgtggggggagggggctgctgtggggaggggggctgctgtgcgggggaggggggctgctgtgCGGGGGAGGGGGCTGCTGTTGGGGAGGGGGtctgctgtggggaggggggttagagCAGGAGATGTGACACTGACAGTGTGTTGTTGCAGGGAAGGCCATGCCAGCCTGGTGGAGGAGGTCGCTGAGACGCTACAGGAGAAGCCTGGGGCTATCATACTgtctgtggggggaggggggctgtgcgggggaggggggctgctgtggggaggggggctgctgtgggtggaggggggctgctgtgggggaggggggctgctgtgggggaggggggctgctgtggggggagggggctgctgggggggaggggggctgctgtgggggaggggggctgctgtggggggaggggggctgctggggggaggggggctgctgtgcggggaggggggctgctggAGGGGGactgctgtggggaggggggttagagCAGGAGATGTGACAGTGTGTTGTTGTTCCAGGGAAGGCCATGCCAGCCTGGTCGAGGAGATCGCTGAGACACTACAGGAGAAGCCTGGGGCTATCATACTgtctgtggggggaggggggctgctgtggggaggggggttagagCAGGAGATGTGACACTGTGGTGTTGTTGCAGGGAAGGCCATGCCAGCCTGGTGGAGGAGATCGCTGAGACACTACAGGAGAAGCCTGGGGCTATCATACTgtctgtggggggaggggggctgctgtggggagggggactgctgtggggaggggggctgctgtggggggagggggctgctgtgggggaggggggctgctgtgggGAGAGGGGTTAGAGCAGGAGATGTGACAGTGTGTTGATGTTGCAGGGAAGGCCATGCCAGCCTGGTGGAGGAGATTGCTGAGACGCTACAGGAGAAGCCTGGGGCTATCATACTgtctgtgggggaggggggctgctgtgggggaggggggctgctgtggggaggggggctgctgtggggaggggggttagagCAGGAGATGTGACACTGTGTTGATGTTGCAGGGAAGGCCATGCCAGCCTGGCGGAGGAGATCGCTGAGACTCTACAGGAGAAGCCTGGAGCTATCATACTgtctgtggggggaggggggctgctgtggggaggggggctgctgtggggaggggggctgctgtggggggaggggggctgctgtggggaggggggctgctgtggggaggggggctgctgtggggggagggggctgctgtgggggaggggggctgctgtgCGGGGGAGGGGGCtgctgtgggggagggggctgctgtggggagggggactgctgtgggggaggggggctgctgtgCAGGGGAGTTGGGCTgtgcgggggaggggggctgctgtgggGGGAGGGAGCTGCtgtcgggggaggggggctgctgtggggggaggagggctgctgtggggggaggggggctgctgtggggagggggttaGAGCAGGAGATGTGACACTGTGTTGCTGTTCCAGGGAAGGCCATGCCAGCATGGTCGAGGAGGTCGCTGAGACACTACAGGAGAAGCCTGGGGCTATCATACTgtctgtggggggaggggggctgtgcgggggaggggggctgctgtggggaggggggttagagcaggagatgtgacactgtgttgttgttgcaggGAAGGCCATGCCAGCCTGGTGGAGGAGGTCGCTGAGACACTACAGGAGAAGCCTGGGGCTATCATACTgtctgtggggggaggggggctgtgcgggggaggggggctgctgtggggaggggggttagagCAGGAGATGTGACACTGACAGTGTGTTGTTGCAGGGAAGGCCATGCCAGCCTGGTGGAGGAGATCGCTGAGACGCTACAGGAGAAGCCTGGGGCTATCATACTgtctgtggggggaggggggctactgTGCGGGGTCGTCGCCGGACTCAGGAAGGTCGGCTGGGCGGATGTCCCcgtggttgccatggaaaccaagGGGGCGGACAGCTTCAATGCAGCAGTGACTGCTGGGAAGCTGGTGACCATTCCTGACATTACCAGGTGGGCAGAGCTGCATGTTGTTTCCATGTGAAGTAAAATCAGTGTGTTTTGTGTCCTCTATCTGCCGTTGATGGTGagcaatgttttcatttcatatcGCCTCAATTTTGATACAGAAACCTTCAGGACTTACCTTGTTGCCTCCTGCTTCATTCCTTCAGCATTCAATTTATCACAAATATCAGTTTTAGTCTGACATTTTATTGTCTGCTACAGTCTTGTATTTTATACAGTCTGCTACAGTGTTCCATTTTCTACTCTTTGTCACAGTGTTACATTTTCCACTTTGCTACagtgttacatttttttatatttgctaCAGTATTacaatttgtacaatttgtgCTATAtagataatgttacatttttacAATTCGCCACAGTGTTGCCAAGTGCCTGGGGGCCAAAACAGTGGCCCAGGAGGCTTTCAACCTCAGCAAGCAGCACCCCATACACTCTGTAGTAGTGCCTGATGAGGAGGCTGTGGGGGCCTGTGCAAAATTCCTAGGTCAGTGTGGGAGCTATGGGGTCCTTGCTGAAGGATTTTTACGTATTATAAAGTGTTATCATTTTCAATTCTGATTATCAGGTAAATGTCTTATGCTGATAATGATTATAGTTATAGATACACGGCTTAGATGTTTTTTTGTAGCCTTTCAAATATAAGGAGACctattgtcaaaatgtttcccTGCCATTATACATGTGAAGTGCAATAATTGTAGATTTGTCTGCAGGTATACAAATATTTAAAATCTTTAATGTTCCACTTCAACATTCTGTATCttcttgtcagcagggctagcccttagtaatagccacCAGATAGTTGTGCGGCCCTGGTTCTACAAATTTATGTACTTTACAGCTGAACCTATGAATAAGAGTAAATAGATTTGCGAGATATAAGAACTGGAAGTCCTCCTACAGTACCATGGAAGGCCTGcagggggcccataatctaattGTTTCATCACGTTGCAGACACCAACGAACACACCAATTGTgatgaagatccatccacgacttctTGATTATGCAGTccactcacacatgcacactcacacatgcacacacacacacagacacacatacacacacacacacacatacacacacacgcacacacacaccgactcaagcacatacacacatactcacacatggagagggaggtctggaatgggttggctggtgattaggagtaagtcagtagtgatCACGATGTGTTTGCCactcttaatctaaaactgctcagaatgctcccgacctaccgccaGCTTGGTTTGCTAGTGGTTCGGAGcaatgttcggctatgtgtaaccaggGCTTCATAAGAACAATGTCCTATCTCCCCCCTGCATGTAGACGATGAGCGCCTCCTAGTGGAGCCGGCATGCGGTGCAGCGCTGGCCGCGATCTACAGTCCTGTGATCTCCAGACTGCAGGACCAGGGCAGGCTGCCAGAGGGCGTCACGTCGGTGGTGGTGATTGTTTGTGGGGGAAACAacatcacactgcagcagctgGACACGTGGAAGGGACAGCTGGGACTGACATGAGGCAACACCTTCAACATGTGTTCTTGGTTTTACAACATGTCGAAGAAAAACATCAGTAACTTTAATTTTGTTCTCATATTTAAAAAAGAACTGAACAggaaaaatgacatgaaaacagagtctgagtaCCTTGGCttgcacagtttcagggagggaatagagttcaagttttcctccctgtatTCATCTTTAGCTCTTGCTGCGTTTTTAAGAAATAAAATATcaagaaccaaagaaatgaattgCTGTGGCCTCAGGCCGACAATAATGGTTTGAAATTGGAGATGTTGAGGTCTCAGTTTTAAATTTTCTCAGGATCAAAGGAGAGTATCAATCAATTAGCAAGACTGATTAGATTATAAGCACTTGCTGCTGAAGAAAGTATCTTGTAGTTGATTTAAGTTACCGGAAGTCACCTTTGATTTCTCGTCTTCATGCATCTTAACATATAGCCTTGGAGCAATCTGGGCAAGAGATTTGTTCCCATAGTTAGTAAGTTGCCTTAAGACACCACTTTTGTACTTTAAGTATGACCTGATTGTTAGTTTGATACACTTACCCCAATCtagaacccctactcttattgataagtgtggtgggttttttaaAGTGCTCCAGGAGTGGCTCTACTCGAACACTGGCTTTACTTCCCATTTGAGAGAGCGTCCCTAATTGAAAATACGAAGTTTTgcctgagtcgagtgagaaaaATGGTGTAAGGTTCTTTTCACAAGGGCGCGACAATTGGATtagctagggattcgaaccagggaccTTTAGATTTAAAGTGTGAGAATAATAAATCATCCTAATCTCAGGGCAGTTACCTAtattgtacttgtacatgtgttttccaGTGGTCTGTATGTAGGAAATACACTAAAAGAGTTCCCTTTGTCTTGGTTTGAGTTCTTTAAGATAGTCATACACACAAGTCTCCACAGGCATTGCCCTTAAAGGCATTATGTCGGATAGACTCAGTCCTCAAACttacacacctgcaccacaatcatccagTAACAACGCCGGAGCCGCAAACTTTTAGTTCCCCTttggaacttttattcagcccaTTTTGTCACCCAAAAAATACAGTAGTTGTCAATACAGTTGTAAGCGCCTTTACACAATTAATTAACGACAAAATGGAGATGTGTACTTAGTTTTAGTAAAGAAAGTTCTTTCACCACAAATTATAAATAGTATCCTTTAGAATAGGAGTTTGAAAGGAATAAATTCACAGaaacaagacttagtgttaTTATCTAACAGTGAACAGTTATGAATATTGATTAAACCAATTTCAAATCAGATTGATGTAAAATGTTCCGTAATCTTGAAACAAAATTGACCCAATCTCCATTTTTACTCAGAATAAAAAATTTGATGACTTCTAAAAGACACCGATTTATGATAAAATGCTCACTAAAAAATGTTAACCTTGTTTTTAAGATTACCTTTTGTATGAATAGGAGAAATATGGGGATTTATCTGAACTtaactgctgtacatgtatgaaagatTGGGATGCTTGCTCTATtgctttatcagaatgttaatGGGCTAGCCAGTATGATGTATACAAAATAGTACCTTAGAAAATATAACACTTGTTTCTGGGGTATACAATTGTTTTAAACAGAAGCTGCTATTATAATGACATGAAATGTTAAAACATATATCCTTTGATCACAAAGTCGTTTGTAAAAATAAAGTGTTAatctgatgaaggttagacatccaggtaataagatacgcccaaaatagttaagcaactggataaaaggtttgaaacagacgtttcagacagcatccgctgtctttcatcagtcactgacgaaagagagcggatgctatctgaaacatctgactgtttcaaaattttatccagttgcttgagtaactcttttTGGCGTAAGTGTTAATCTCTTATTctgtatggaagttaaacaatTACTAATCAACATAATGTTAGATCCCACCACCCTTAAGGTATTATCATGTcataatgataagaataaaatTGTGACTCAAATCTCCCTAAAGATATTGTAAAGGTAATTACTAAAGCTGTAATAGAATACAACcactacaaaatgtaacaagtaATAAAGCAATTTGTCCTTTCACCATAATAATTCTACACTTAAGATAGTAATAACAATATTGATCATAATGAGTATCCTAATAATAAAAATATTCTTCAAAGGAATCCTTAGTATCATAATCGTTGGTTAACGAAGATCTCCTGTAGTTATGTGTTACATGGAAGAAAATGCGTTCTTGTGACCAAACTTTGAATTCAGAGCTCTCATGAACATCCTGCATTCCACATTCTTCCATCCATATTCACTCATTTTAAAAGTTTCTAATTTTCTCTCTGTTACTATCCCAGTATGCATGATGGACGTACATGAAAATCAGTTTTCCTACATTTATTAGTACAACGAGGAATCATACTAGAGTATGGGTGGGGGGTCTCACATATATTTGTAGGTCATTCTTAGCATGGTTTAGAACTCTATTGTCGCACTTGAGGGACTGAGGCTGCATTTTCCATTTAGCCAGTCTCATTGTCATTTTTATCCATGATAACTTGTGAACGTGTTGCAGTAGTTTTCGCACGGCTGTTTTCATATTTGTGGGACTCTGGACCAAAGTTTAGCTGTCTATTAATCCCGATAGTCCTTCATTCATCCATGATAACCTGTGGAACTGTCACAGTATTTTTAGCGGCTGTTTTCACATGGCCGGTTTCATGTTTGTGGGACTGTGGAACAAATTTGTTATATCCAATTTGATAACATGTGGACCATACTGTATTGAGTACCAAGCTGCTATGATTGGTTATTTTCGGACATTTGGAAGTGCGCGCGCCAACTTTCTACTTTCTGGTCTATCGTCATATTCATACATAGCAACTTGTGGACCAACTCCATTGTCACACTGCTGTTTTTATACTAGATCGTTACTAAAGAAAATCTGCGCGTACCTACAGTTTTTGGTAGGCACCTCTAAACTCAGCGTACCTACAGTTTTCGGTAGGCACCTCTAAACAAGTAcgcgtacctacagttttggtaggcaccTTAAAACCTAcgcgtacctacagttttggtaggcactTTAAAGCATACGCGTAAaaacagttttggtaggcaccTCTAAACGTACGCGTACCTACAGTTTCGGTAGGGCACCTCTATACCTACGCGTGCCTACAGTGTTAGGTAGGGCACCTCTATACCTATGcgtgcctacagttttgggaGGGCACTTCTATATCTACGCGTATCTACAGTTTCTGGAGGGCACCTCTATATCTACGTGTACCGATACCTGTTTCAGTGTTTTGAGCTTGTGACACCTGTTTCAGTGTTTGGCGCTTGTGACACCTGTTTCAGTGTTTGGAGCTTATGACACCTGTTCTAGAGCTTATGACACCTGTGTTTAGAGCTGATGACACCTGCGTTTGGAGCTTGTTTCAAAGTTATTAGATATGCTTTAGGTGCACCTTCTCCTGAATTGGCGGAGACATGTACCCCAACGAGTGCTTTTATCCGGACACACCTTCCTAAACTTCCTGCGGCATTTGCTGCAAGACTTGCCGCGACAACTTGCCCTTTTCCAAAACTTTTTGTTCACACACTTCTTCCAAAAGCCTGATAAGGTGCAAGTTGCCGCAGGTTTTGGGTTGGATGCTGGGCCAGACGGAGTAGAGGTCATTGCAGTGGAGGGAA encodes the following:
- the LOC136424984 gene encoding L-serine dehydratase/L-threonine deaminase-like, whose protein sequence is MSYKDRLYINTPLLESHPLSKHAGITVYLKLENVQPSATFKIRGISHLCQKALKEGAKHFVCSSGGNAGLAAAYSARKLGVPATIIVPESTPTFTVERLRGEGATVEVVGKVWDDSNQHTLKLAQQPGFVYIPPFDHPVIWEGHASLVEEIAETLQEKPGAIILSVGGGGLLCGVVAGLRKVGWADVPVVAMETKGADSFNAAVTAGKLVTIPDITSVAKCLGAKTVAQEAFNLSKQHPIHSVVVPDEEAVGACAKFLDDERLLVEPACGAALAAIYSPVISRLQDQGRLPEGVTSVVVIVCGGNNITLQQLDTWKGQLGLT